A region of the Sinorhizobium arboris LMG 14919 genome:
TATCGCTCGCAGGGCGCGGCTGCGGTGCTGTCCGGCGTACGGCCGGGCGCGTGAATTCCTCCGGGTCGGGCGTGAAGATCAGGTCTGCGACGTCCTGCGGCGCTTCGGGCAGCGGCACCAGCTTCGGGCTCATCGACCGTGCCGAGGTCTCGACCGAACCGATCGTCACCCTCAACGGGCGGCGGGAAAGCGCGGGACCGAGCGCCACGAAGGAACCGCGCTTCAGGTCGCGAAACATCTCGGCCGTGCGCCGGTCCATGCCCAGCAGATCGGCGGCGCGCAACATGTCGATGTCGAGGAAGGTGCGTCCCATCAGGAAGTTCGAGGCCTCTGCCGCCACGTTCTTGGCGAGCTTGGCGAGGCGCTGCGTGGCGATGACGCCGGCAAGCCCGCGCTTGCGGCCGCGGCACATGAGATTGGTCATTGCGCCAAGCGAAACCTTGCGTATTTCCTCCGAAACGTCGCCGCCGGCGGACGGCGCGAACATCTGTGCCTCGTCGACGACCACCAGAACGGGATACCAATATTCCCGGTCCGCATCGAACATCGCGTTCAGAAACACGCCGGCGCTGCGCATCTGCTGCTCGACGTCCAGCCCTTCGAGGGAAAGCACGCAGGAAACGCGGTGCTGACGGATGCGGGTGGCGATGCCGATGAGCTCCGCATCGGTACGCTCCCCCTCGATCACCACATGACCGAACTTGTCGGCAAGCGTGACGAAATCGCCTTCCGGATCGATGATACACTGCTGCACCCAGGGCGCGGATTGTTCCAGCAGACGGCGGAGCAGATGCGACTTGCCGGAACCGGAATTGCCCTGCACGAGAAGACGCGTCGCCAGAAGCTCTTCGATATCGAGCGAGGCCGAAGTCCCTTCGGACGTCGTTCCCATGTCGATGCCGACTTTCATCCTTACCTCTTCGTGACGGGTTGATTCGCGGCCGCGAACGGGTCGCCAAAACGGGCAACACCTAGCATGGATCGCGCTCGAACGTGCCGCCGATTATGGAAACCCACAGGGAATAGTTGGGTTCGAATGCCGCCTCTCGCACGTCCGCAGCAATGCCGCGCGCCGATCTAGGTGAACGCTTCGCGCCTGCCCGCAGTTGCGGTGGCCGCAACAACTCTCAAGCCGAATCCCTGCATCAAACGGCGTGTCGCGAAATCGGGATCAGCCGATGTGAAGATCGCCGGGTCCTCGCCGTTCAATGGTTCGAACCCGTTCGGCAGCGGCACCAGCGAGCGCGCCCGCCTTGCGATCGCTTCGGCCGGATCCAGCCAGTCGACCGGCCAGGGCGCCAGCCGGCGGAAGACATTGGCCATGAAAGGATAATGCGTGCAGGCCAGCACGACGATATCGGTTCTCTTTCCCTCCACCTCCACGAAGCAAGGCGCGATCTCGGCGAGCACCGCCTCGTCGGCCAATGCGTCCCCGCGAATATAGGCCTCGGCCATGCGCGCCAGGTTTTCCGAGCCGACGAGCCTGACGTGGCATTGCGAGGCGAAGGATTGAATGAGATCGCGGGTGTAGGCGCGTTTCACCGTGCCCGGCGTCGCAAGCACCGAAACAAGGCCCGAACGCGTGCGCTCGGCCGCAGGCTTAATGGCGGGCACCGTACCGACGAAGGTCATCTGCGGATAGGCGGCGCGCAGATCCGCGCCGACAAGCGTGAAGGC
Encoded here:
- a CDS encoding ATP-binding protein; protein product: MKVGIDMGTTSEGTSASLDIEELLATRLLVQGNSGSGKSHLLRRLLEQSAPWVQQCIIDPEGDFVTLADKFGHVVIEGERTDAELIGIATRIRQHRVSCVLSLEGLDVEQQMRSAGVFLNAMFDADREYWYPVLVVVDEAQMFAPSAGGDVSEEIRKVSLGAMTNLMCRGRKRGLAGVIATQRLAKLAKNVAAEASNFLMGRTFLDIDMLRAADLLGMDRRTAEMFRDLKRGSFVALGPALSRRPLRVTIGSVETSARSMSPKLVPLPEAPQDVADLIFTPDPEEFTRPAVRRTAPQPRPASDILAELSRPRPEPAAPVEAKPAQPEISAEEREALIGSLFAEIVANPEAAFRPDAELYQDFLVRCRIRRVPGPALSLSAFRRKMAVARSGIDAETAESEDWASALGLADRVTEDLQAVFLMLAQAALRGLPCPSDAMIARAYGTHSARRARRLLGYFEEQGLVVVHADFSGKRIVAFPDLGKETAPGDANAPDTGNSTRAAAE
- the murI gene encoding glutamate racemase, with amino-acid sequence MTKTELKPILVFDSGIGGLTVLREARVLMPERHFIYVADDAGFPYGGWEEAALKERVIALFGRLLAEHAPEICIIACNTAFTLVGADLRAAYPQMTFVGTVPAIKPAAERTRSGLVSVLATPGTVKRAYTRDLIQSFASQCHVRLVGSENLARMAEAYIRGDALADEAVLAEIAPCFVEVEGKRTDIVVLACTHYPFMANVFRRLAPWPVDWLDPAEAIARRARSLVPLPNGFEPLNGEDPAIFTSADPDFATRRLMQGFGLRVVAATATAGRREAFT